From one Triticum urartu cultivar G1812 chromosome 3, Tu2.1, whole genome shotgun sequence genomic stretch:
- the LOC125549609 gene encoding aspartic proteinase nepenthesin-1-like, with protein MEINLVLIVLVLCSSAATLVTCSSAGFHMELTHVDSKGGYTTAERVQRALASSRQRLASFVDVIVPVHWNTSQYIAEYLIGTPPQRAEALIDTGSDLIWTQCSNCKQCVKQGLPLYNASKSDTFHSVSCNDTLCLANQEHSCRRDGSCHFGAFYGAGDASGTIDTEVFAFQNGSARLTFGCVDSLFISPGSLDEASGLIGLGRGPLSLVSQAGASKFSYCHTPYLGSNATTGASSHLFVGASASLSGGSPVMSMSFVQGPKEYPFYYVPLVGISVGQTRLSIPPTVFALKENGTSGGVVIDSGSPTTALAEKAYEPLREELQRQLNGSLVPPPADSEMDLCVAVAQEKKVPSMVLHFSGGADMVLPPENYWVPLDSSTSCMVMEISNDMSIIGNFQLQNIHLLYDLAKDELSFQTADCSKL; from the coding sequence ATGGAAATAAACCTGGTGCTGATCGTTCTTGTGTTATGCTCCAGTGCTGCTACCCTAGTTACTTGCAGTAGCGCAGGGTTCCACATGGAGCTCACCCATGTTGATAGCAAGGGCGGCTACACCACGGCGGAGCGCGTGCAGCGCGCCCTGGCTAGCAGCCGGCAGCGCCTGGCGTCCTTTGTTGACGTGATCGTGCCGGTCCACTGGAACACCAGCCAGTACATCGCTGAGTACCTGATCGGCACCCCACCGCAGCGCGCTGAGGCACTCATCGACACAGGCAGCGACCTCATCTGGACGCAGTGCTCCAACTGCAAACAATGCGTCAAGCAGGGCCTGCCCCTCTATAACGCGTCCAAGTCGGACACCTTCCATTCCGTGTCATGCAACGACACCTTGTGCCTGGCCAACCAGGAGCACTCGTGCCGCCGGGACGGCAGCTGCCATTTCGGGGCCTTCTACGGTGCCGGCGACGCCAGTGGGACCATCGACACCGAGGTCTTCGCCTTTCAAAACGGCTCGGCAAGGCTCACGTTCGGCTGCGTGGACTCGCTGTTCATCTCTCCGGGGTCCCTCGACGAGGCGTCCGGCCTCATAGGGCTTGGCCGCGGCCCCCTGTCGCTCGTCTCTCAAGCAGGCGCCAGCAAGTTCTCTTACTGCCACACCCCCTACCTCGGCAGTAACGCCACTACCGGCGCCAGCAGCCACCTTTTCGTCGGTGCCTCGGCGAGCCTTAGCGGCGGCAGCCCTGTGATGTCTATGTCTTTCGTGCAAGGCCCCAAAGAGTACCCATTCTACTACGTCCCACTCGTTGGGATAAGTGTGGGACAAACAAGGTTGTCGATCCCACCCACAGTGTTCGCTTTGAAAGAGAACGGCACCAGCGGTGGTGTCGTCATCGACTCCGGCAGCCCCACTACGGCTCTTGCCGAGAAGGCGTACGAGCCCCTGCGCGAGGAGCTTCAGAGGCAGCTGAACGGGAGCCTCGTGCCGCCACCCGCTGACAGCGAGATGGACCTGTGTGTGGCGGTGGCGCAGGAAAAGAAAGTTCCGTCCATGGTGCTCCACTTTAGTGGCGGAGCGGACATGGTGCTGCCGCCGGAGAACTACTGGGTGCCGCTGGACAGTTCGACGTCATGCATGGTCATGGAGATATCCAACGACATGAGCATCATCGGCAACTTCCAGTTGCAGAACATCCACCTGCTCTACGACCTTGCCAAGGATGAGCTCTCTTTCCAAACAGCCGACTGCAGCAAACTCTGA
- the LOC125549611 gene encoding aspartic proteinase nepenthesin-1-like has translation MEISLVLIVLVLCSSAATLVTCSSAGFHMELTHVDSKGTYTAAERVQRAMASSRQRLASFVDVTVPVHWNTSQYIAEYLIGTPPQRAEALIDTGSDLIWTECFACSQCVKQGLPHYNASKSDTFHPVSCNDALCLASQEHWCRQDGSCAFAAFYGAGDATGSIDTEVFTFQNGSARLTFGCVDTMMIPPGSLDGASGLIGLGRGPLSLVSQAGAKKFSYCHTPYLRSNATAGATSHLFVGASASLSGDSPVMSMSFVQGPKKYPFYYVPLVGISVGQTRLPIPPTVFALKPNGTRGGVIVDSGTPTTALSDGAYRPLREELWRQLNGSLVPPPADSKMDLCVAVAQEKTVPSMVFHFSGGADMVLPPENYWVPLDNSTSCMVMHRSNDMSIIGNFQLQNIHLLYDLAKDELSFQTADCSSL, from the coding sequence ATGGAAATAAGCCTGGTGCTGATCGTTCTTGTGTTGTGCTCCAGTGCTGCTACCCTAGTTACTTGTAGTAGCGCAGGGTTCCACATGGAGCTGACCCATGTTGATAGCAAGGGGACCTACACCGCGGCAGAGCGCGTGCAGCGCGCCATGGCCAGCAGCCGGCAGCGCCTGGCGTCCTTTGTCGACGTGACTGTGCCGGTCCACTGGAACACTAGCCAGTACATCGCGGAATACCTGATCGGCACCCCACCGCAGCGTGCCGAGGCCCTCATCGACACCGGCAGTGACCTCATCTGGACGGAGTGCTTCGCCTGCAGCCAATGCGTTAAGCAGGGCCTGCCCCACTATAACGCGTCCAAGTCAGACACCTTCCATCCCGTGTCATGCAACGACGCCTTGTGCCTGGCCAGCCAGGAGCACTGGTGCCGACAGGACGGCAGCTGTGCTTTCGCGGCTTTCTACGGCGCCGGCGACGCCACAGGGTCCATCGACACTGAGGTCTTCACCTTTCAAAACGGCTCAGCGAGGCTCACGTTCGGCTGCGTCGACACCATGATGATTCCTCCGGGGTCCCTTGACGGGGCGTCCGGCCTCATAGGGCTTGGCCGCGGCCCCCTATCGCTCGTCTCTCAGGCGGGCGCCAAGAAATTCTCTTACTGCCACACTCCCTACCTCCGCAGCAACGCCACTGCCGGTGCCACTAGCCACCTTTTCGTCGGCGCCTCGGCGAGCCTTAGCGGCGACAGCCCTGTGATGTCCATGTCTTTCGTGCAAGGCCCTAAAAAGTACCCATTCTACTATGTTCCACTTGTCGGGATAAGTGTGGGACAGACAAGGCTGCCCATCCCACCAACGGTGTTTGCTCTAAAACCAAACGGCACACGCGGCGGTGTCATCGTCGACTCTGGCACCCCCACTACGGCTCTCTCTGACGGGGCGTACAGGCCCCTGCGCGAGGAGCTATGGAGGCAGCTGAACGGGAGCCTCGTGCCGCCACCTGCTGACAGCAAGATGGACCTGTGTGTGGCGGTGGCGCAAGAAAAGACAGTGCCGTCCATGGTGTTCCACTTCAGTGGCGGAGCGGACATGGTGTTGCCGCCGGAGAACTATTGGGTGCCGCTGGACAATTCCACGTCatgcatggtgatgcatagatCCAACGACATGAGTATCATCGGCAACTTTCAGTTACAGAATATCCACCTACTCTACGACCTTGCCAAGGATGAGCTCTCTTTCCAAACAGCCGACTGCAGCTCACTGTGA